One genomic window of Scatophagus argus isolate fScaArg1 chromosome 16, fScaArg1.pri, whole genome shotgun sequence includes the following:
- the LOC124073387 gene encoding osteocalcin gives MKTLAILVLCSLAAICLTSDASTGSQPASDNPAQEGLFVERDEASTVVRQKRAAGELSLTQLESLREVCEANLACEDMMDTAGIIAAYTAYYGPIPY, from the exons atgAAGACTTTGGCCATCCTGGTTCTCTGCTCTCTGGCAGCCATCTGTCTGACTTCAG ACGCCTCCACCGGCTCCCAGCCTGCCAGTGACAACCCTGCTCAGGAGG GTCTGTTTGTGGAGAGGGATGAGGCCTCCACAGTGGTGAGACAGAAGAGAGCTGCTGGAGAGTTATCCCTGACACAGCTGGAGAG TCTGAGAGAAGTGTGTGAGGCCAACCTGGCTTGTGAGGACATGATGGACACTGCGGGAATCATCGCTGCCTACACCGCCTACTATGGACCAATCCCCTACTAG